In Candidatus Contubernalis alkalaceticus, the following proteins share a genomic window:
- the grdD gene encoding glycine/sarcosine/betaine reductase complex component C subunit alpha produces MSEKLAIQTLARVLEDTADSLEFGFSQKKTRVGITIYGSELGVEEVMLGAQLAQDKNPDIEIVVIGSGVQTDLEVVEASSEEEAHELMDKMLASGEIEASVTMHYNFPLGVSTVGRVITPARGKDMYIATTTGVSDTDRIISMLKNTIYAIATAKACGNENPSVGILNVDGARQVERILKQLKEKGYPINFANSGRSDEGVVMRGNDLIMGTPDIMVTDSLSGNIFMKIFSAYVTGGKYEALGYGYGPGIGEDYKKVICIISRASGAPVIAGALKFAAESASGNVVSKVKEEFTSVRKAGWAEALDSLKSKPATEQEEKVAAPPQKVVTEEIPGIEILEIEDAVQSLWKNKIYAESGMGCTGPIVQVAEEDKDKALEILKEKNYI; encoded by the coding sequence GTGAGTGAAAAATTAGCGATACAAACGCTTGCCCGTGTACTGGAGGATACGGCTGATTCTTTAGAATTTGGGTTCAGTCAAAAGAAGACCAGAGTTGGCATTACTATTTATGGCAGTGAACTGGGTGTAGAAGAAGTAATGTTGGGAGCACAGCTTGCTCAAGATAAAAATCCTGACATTGAGATAGTTGTAATAGGAAGCGGAGTACAAACTGACCTTGAAGTGGTGGAGGCAAGCAGTGAAGAAGAAGCCCACGAATTGATGGATAAAATGCTTGCATCAGGAGAAATTGAAGCCTCGGTTACCATGCATTATAATTTTCCCTTGGGAGTATCAACGGTAGGAAGAGTAATCACTCCTGCCAGGGGAAAGGACATGTATATTGCCACAACCACAGGGGTATCCGATACTGACAGGATAATATCCATGTTAAAAAACACAATTTATGCCATAGCCACGGCTAAAGCCTGCGGAAATGAAAATCCCAGTGTTGGGATATTAAATGTTGACGGGGCCAGGCAGGTGGAAAGAATATTAAAGCAGTTAAAGGAAAAAGGTTACCCCATAAACTTTGCAAATTCCGGGAGGTCTGACGAGGGCGTTGTTATGAGGGGGAATGACCTTATCATGGGTACTCCGGATATTATGGTAACTGATAGTCTTTCAGGTAATATTTTTATGAAAATATTCTCCGCATATGTAACCGGAGGAAAATATGAAGCTCTAGGATACGGTTATGGCCCTGGCATAGGAGAAGACTACAAAAAAGTGATTTGTATTATATCCCGGGCTTCAGGAGCTCCAGTAATAGCAGGAGCCTTAAAGTTTGCAGCAGAGTCTGCCAGTGGGAATGTAGTAAGCAAAGTAAAAGAAGAATTCACCTCTGTTAGGAAAGCCGGATGGGCTGAAGCTCTTGATTCCTTAAAGAGCAAGCCTGCCACAGAGCAGGAAGAAAAAGTTGCGGCTCCTCCTCAAAAAGTCGTAACGGAAGAAATCCCAGGAATCGAAATATTGGAAATTGAAGATGCAGTACAGTCTCTATGGAAAAACAAAATTTATGCAGAAAGCGGAATGGGTTGTACAGGTCCCATTGTGCAGGTTGCGGAAGAAGATAAAGATAAAGCGCTGGAGATTTTAAAGGAAAAGAATTATATTTAA
- the grdA gene encoding glycine/sarcosine/betaine reductase complex selenoprotein A, producing MLDGKKLIILGDRDGVPALTIEQCVGSLNVEVVFSSTECFVUTAAGAMDLENQSKVLEIANKYGKENIMVILGSAEAETAGLTAETVTNGDPTFAGPLGGVQLELPVYHIFELKEFVDADVYEEHVGTMEMILEVDQVIAEVKAYRA from the coding sequence ATGCTTGACGGGAAAAAATTAATAATTTTAGGCGACCGGGATGGTGTGCCTGCACTAACTATCGAGCAGTGTGTCGGCTCTTTAAATGTTGAAGTTGTGTTTTCATCTACCGAGTGTTTTGTCTGAACAGCTGCAGGAGCAATGGACCTTGAGAATCAGTCAAAAGTTTTGGAAATAGCTAATAAATACGGTAAAGAGAATATTATGGTTATTCTCGGCAGTGCTGAAGCAGAAACTGCTGGCCTTACAGCCGAAACCGTAACGAATGGTGATCCTACTTTTGCAGGTCCGTTGGGTGGAGTTCAGTTAGAGCTCCCAGTGTATCACATATTTGAATTAAAGGAATTTGTTGACGCTGATGTTTATGAGGAACACGTTGGTACTATGGAAATGATACTGGAAGTGGATCAGGTAATTGCGGAAGTTAAAGCGTATCGAGCTTAA
- a CDS encoding acetate/propionate family kinase, translating into MKVLILNSGSSSLKYQVFNMENEDVLAKGLVERIGSAGSKFSHKKILAEEIKELEIVKDVNNHKEAISLLVDALQDKEFGMLTDLSEIKAVGHRIVHGGEDFSDSMVIDDKVLSVIEKCSELAPLHNPPNILGVEAAKEYFHDTVQVGVFDTAFHQRIPRKAYLYGLPYELYEKYGIRRYGFHGTSHKYVAERTAQILKTPLEELKIITLHLGNGASIAAVKNGMSVDTSMGLTPLEGLVMGTRTGSFDPAIVPFIMDKENLNLDEINNLLNKKSGVLGLSAVSSDFRDLEQAEEEGNQRAKMALEVFVYNIVKYIGSYYMVMGGIDALVFTAGIGENSNTIRERVCNYLNFAGIEIDKDKNDIRGVEAEISTDNSSFKVFVIPTNEELMIARETKRLSMML; encoded by the coding sequence GTGAAAGTTTTGATATTAAATAGTGGCAGCTCATCTTTAAAATATCAAGTTTTTAATATGGAAAATGAAGATGTCCTGGCAAAAGGATTAGTGGAGCGTATTGGATCAGCCGGTTCTAAGTTTAGTCATAAAAAAATATTGGCGGAAGAAATAAAAGAGTTAGAAATAGTTAAAGATGTTAACAATCATAAGGAAGCTATAAGTTTACTGGTGGATGCTTTGCAGGATAAAGAATTTGGCATGCTGACGGATTTGTCAGAGATTAAGGCCGTTGGACATAGAATCGTTCATGGTGGAGAAGATTTTTCTGATTCAATGGTTATTGATGATAAGGTTTTGAGTGTAATTGAAAAATGTTCTGAACTGGCACCTCTACACAATCCACCTAACATTTTAGGAGTAGAAGCGGCCAAAGAGTATTTTCATGATACGGTACAGGTAGGTGTTTTTGATACAGCGTTTCATCAAAGAATTCCCAGGAAAGCTTATTTATACGGTTTACCCTATGAATTGTATGAAAAGTATGGTATTCGTCGTTACGGTTTTCATGGAACTTCTCATAAATATGTGGCAGAAAGAACTGCACAAATTCTCAAAACACCTTTAGAGGAGTTAAAAATTATCACCCTTCACTTAGGTAATGGGGCCAGCATTGCAGCAGTTAAAAATGGTATGTCCGTGGATACATCAATGGGATTAACGCCACTTGAAGGCTTAGTAATGGGAACCAGGACCGGCAGCTTTGATCCGGCCATAGTACCTTTTATTATGGATAAAGAAAATTTAAATCTTGATGAAATTAACAACTTGCTAAATAAGAAATCTGGTGTGCTGGGCTTATCAGCAGTAAGTAGTGATTTTCGTGATTTGGAGCAGGCTGAAGAAGAAGGAAACCAACGGGCTAAAATGGCACTAGAAGTATTTGTTTATAATATAGTTAAATATATAGGCTCTTATTACATGGTAATGGGGGGAATTGATGCTCTTGTATTCACTGCCGGAATAGGTGAAAATTCGAATACCATCCGGGAAAGAGTTTGTAATTATTTGAACTTTGCGGGGATCGAGATTGATAAAGATAAAAATGACATCAGAGGTGTAGAAGCCGAAATCAGCACTGATAATTCTTCATTTAAAGTATTTGTTATTCCTACTAACGAAGAGCTGATGATTGCAAGAGAAACCAAAAGATTAAGTATGATGTTGTAA
- the grdC gene encoding glycine/sarcosine/betaine reductase complex component C subunit beta, whose translation MGYPVIKGASYALIHARGTLLNHGTTQTVEYRNDPTKKYYSELSKQLRSFEQAVSYAPNQAFIGNISPDDLKEIPRPWYENGLSDAKKDGKFGAIIEEDELIGLVKIADVFNLVVLEEKFQETIREKLSADSDIAALGNFKVLNGNAAAIEEIEELIKNKGAQPLSNGTQLVGCVKAAHPYDHALSSEAMVENLVSKATAAYTILLHFKKNDLRPEDVDYIIECSEEAVGDMNQRGGGNLAKAIAEMCGCLNATGSDTRSFCSAPVHAIVQASGLVQSGIFKNVVVVGGGSTAKLGMNSREHLKKGMPILEDMMGAFAIHITENDGVNPVIRTDAIGRHKIGSGSSPVASMSAVVLEPLQTLGYEITDVDRFAAELHNPELTEPAGAGNIPQGNFKMIAALGVQKGQILKENLMASVEKFGMPGFAPTQGHVPSGVPFVGHCRDWILEGKIKRGLIIGKGSLFLGRMTNQFDGISFVLEENTGIEKEFSGEEEVRKTVAKLLRDCANSLKE comes from the coding sequence ATGGGATACCCGGTTATAAAAGGAGCCAGTTATGCTCTTATACATGCCAGGGGAACACTTTTGAATCATGGCACGACTCAAACGGTAGAATACAGGAACGACCCAACTAAAAAATATTATTCAGAGCTTTCTAAGCAGTTAAGGAGCTTTGAACAGGCAGTAAGTTATGCTCCAAACCAGGCATTTATAGGCAATATTTCTCCTGATGACCTGAAAGAAATTCCTCGTCCCTGGTATGAAAATGGTTTAAGTGATGCAAAAAAAGATGGTAAATTTGGGGCGATTATAGAAGAGGATGAATTAATCGGACTGGTAAAAATTGCTGATGTTTTCAATCTGGTAGTACTGGAAGAGAAATTTCAGGAAACAATCAGGGAAAAATTGTCAGCCGATTCCGATATAGCTGCTCTTGGTAATTTTAAAGTCCTTAATGGAAATGCTGCTGCAATTGAAGAAATAGAGGAACTTATCAAAAATAAAGGAGCCCAACCTTTAAGTAATGGAACACAACTGGTGGGTTGTGTAAAGGCAGCTCATCCCTATGACCATGCTTTATCAAGTGAGGCAATGGTGGAAAATCTTGTTTCCAAGGCTACTGCCGCATATACTATACTGCTTCACTTCAAAAAGAATGACCTGCGGCCAGAAGATGTTGATTACATTATTGAATGTTCTGAAGAAGCAGTTGGAGATATGAATCAAAGAGGCGGAGGAAATCTTGCCAAGGCTATCGCTGAAATGTGCGGCTGTCTAAATGCTACCGGATCAGATACAAGAAGCTTTTGTTCAGCTCCTGTCCATGCTATAGTCCAGGCTTCAGGCCTGGTACAGTCAGGTATTTTCAAAAATGTAGTGGTGGTTGGAGGAGGCTCTACTGCCAAATTGGGCATGAATTCAAGAGAGCACCTGAAAAAGGGCATGCCCATACTGGAAGACATGATGGGGGCATTTGCTATCCATATCACTGAAAATGACGGAGTAAATCCTGTTATTCGTACTGATGCTATTGGCAGGCATAAAATAGGTTCCGGTAGTTCTCCGGTTGCCTCCATGAGTGCAGTTGTTTTAGAACCTCTGCAAACACTTGGTTACGAAATTACGGACGTTGACCGATTTGCGGCTGAATTGCATAACCCGGAATTAACAGAACCAGCAGGAGCAGGAAATATTCCCCAGGGTAATTTTAAAATGATAGCTGCTTTGGGCGTACAAAAAGGACAAATACTAAAAGAAAATTTAATGGCATCTGTAGAAAAGTTTGGTATGCCTGGTTTTGCTCCTACCCAGGGGCACGTTCCTTCGGGAGTACCTTTTGTAGGTCATTGTCGGGATTGGATCCTGGAGGGAAAAATTAAAAGAGGGTTGATTATAGGTAAAGGAAGTCTGTTCTTAGGCAGAATGACCAATCAGTTTGACGGTATTTCTTTTGTTCTTGAAGAAAATACCGGAATAGAAAAGGAATTCTCAGGAGAAGAAGAAGTAAGAAAAACGGTTGCTAAACTATTACGTGACTGTGCGAACTCGCTGAAGGAGTGA